The Dehalococcoidales bacterium region TACTTGCTCTCTGCTTTGGTTTGGTAAACGGATTTAACGATGCCGCTAACGCTGTTGCCACGGCCATCGGTTCGAGGGCATTATCCCCCAAAAGTGCCGTAGCGATTGCCGCCTGTTTTGAAATGTTGGGGGCCGCAACCGGAACGGCGGTTGCCCGCACGGTCGGGCAGGGCGTCCTTATTCCGGAGGCAATTTCTTATCAAACTATTATTGCCGCATTGGGTGCGGTAATAATTTGGACGGGAACGGCCACCTATTTTGGCTTGCCGGTCAGTTTAACGCATGGGTTTATTGCCGCTCTGGCTGCTGCCGGTGTCGCCGTAGTCGGTACCGGTGCAGTTAATTGGGCGATTATCGGAACGATTATGTCGGCGGTGGTTACAGCTCCTATACTCGGTTTTGTTGCCGGCTTTGTTCTGATGGTTGTTGTATTATGGCTCTTTCGTAAAAGCCTTCCTTCCAAAATGCGGACGATTTTTAGCAGGTTGCAAATCCCCTCTACCGCTTTTATCGCTTACAGCCACGGCAAAAACGATGGGCAAATGCCGATCGGTATGATAACAATGGCATTTATTCTTTATACCGGACAAACCGATATGTGGGACAATATCCCGTGGTGGATTATTATAGTATCGGCCTCATCTATCAGCTTGGGAATGATTGTCGGCGGCTGGCGCGTTATTAAGACACTCGGAATGAAAGTCACCACGTTACGGCCGGAACAATCGTTCGTGGCACAAACGGCAGCGGCTTCGGTAATCGAAGGCGCATCTTTTTTGGGTATTCCCATCAGCACGACTCATTGTATAAGTACATCGGTGATGGGGGTCGGTGCTACCAGACGCCTGTCTGCGGTGCGCTGGGGGGTTGCGAGGAATATGATTACCGCCTGGATAATTACGTTCCCGATTTGCGGCGGTTTAGGCTTCCTTTTATCTTGGATAATCGGTTTATTCTAAGCTTTTAGAAATTATATTCTTTAGGGGCAACCTTCATTTTTTCGGCAGTAATTATCGTTCTTAGTTCGTCAACAACACGGTCAATTTGGCCGTGTTCGTTTACGGCGATATAATCGAACATATCGACTTTGGTCATTTCCTCTTTTACCGTTTCAATTCGTAACAGACGGTTTTCTTCGGATTCGGTGTTACGCAGCATTAGGCGGTCAATCAGTTCTTGCAACGTAAGCGGCGCTAAGAATATAAAAATGGCTTCGGGTAATATTTTTTTGATGGTGGCGGCACCCTGGACATCGATTTTTATAATTGTGTCGTTACCGGCGCTTAGTGCGTCTCGAACGGCCTGTTTGGGAACGCCGTAGAAATTTCCGTAAACGTTCGCCCATTCCAACAGCTCGTTATCTTCGATTAACTTTTGAAATTCTTTTTTGGTAACGAAATTATAATCAACGCCGTCTCTTTCTTTGGGGCGGCGGGGGCGGGTTGTCATGGTGGTGATATGGGTAATCGGGAAATTCATTGTTTTTAGACGGTGCAGCACGGCATCTTTGCCCACACCCGAGGGGCCGGAAAGCACCAGAAGGAGCGGTTTATCGCATCTGTTCCATAAAATGTCGCAGTTAGGGCTTGATTCTGTCATCGCCTAGCTCCGGTTTGATTAGTGTACCGCTGCGCGACAGTTGAGACCTGCCGGTAATTGTTTCGGGAGCCAAGGCCGCCAGCACAATATGTCCGCTGTCGGTAAAAATTACCGCTTTGGTGCGTCTGCCGCTGGTCATGTCAATCAGTTGCCCTTTACTGCGGGCCTCTTGAATTGTGCGTTTAATGGGGGCGGAGTTGGGAGAAGCGATGGCAACAACCCTATTCATGGCTAGTATGTTGCCAAAACCGATATGAACTAATTCTCCAAACATTTTTACCCCTCCCAATGATTGCTGCAAAAGCTTTTATAAGCTAAAAGCGGATAAGCTATATCTTACCCTTTTAGGATATTTATGGCAATAGTTTTTAGCCGAAAACACGTAAAAACAAGGCGTTTATTTTAGGCTTAGACGTTAAACAAGAAATTTATAACATCGCCGTCTTTAACAATATAAGTTTTCCCTTCAAGCCTTAATAACCCGCGCTTTTTCCCTTCGGCAAAACCGCCGCAGTCGATTAGGTCGTCGTAGCTGATGATTTCGGCACGAATAAAGCCCCTCTCAATATCCGAGTGGATTTTCCCGGCTGCTTTTTGGGCAACGGTGCCCTCGGTAATCGGCCAAGCACGGCATTCATCGGCACCGGCGGTTAGGAAAGAAATAAGCCCCAAAAGGGCGTAAGATTGTTTGATAACTCTATCAAGTCCCGGCTCTTCCAAACCGAAATCACTGCGAAACGATGCCGCCGAATCTTCGTCTTCCAGTTGGGCAAGTTCCATTTCAAGGTTTCCGCAAAAAGCGATAACACGGTGATTGGCGGTGCCGAATTCTTTGTTCATTTCCATCTCTATTTGAGCGGTATCGCCAAGTTGTGATTCACCGATATTTACAAGTGTCAGAAGCGGTTTGGCGCTTAAAAATTGGTAGCCCGAAATCAGTTTTTGCTCATCTTCCGTTAAGTTTTGTTCCCTAATCGGAATATCTTTTTCTAAATCCGTTTTAATTTTTTCAAGCGTGACCTGCTCGTTTTTATATTGCTGTCTTTCGTCGGGTTTGGCGCTTTTTAGCGAATTGGCGATGCGTTCCATTCTTCTTTCCAAAATAGTAAGGTCCGAAAAACTAAGTTCCATGTTCATATTATTGATATCGCGGGCGGGGTCAACGGTGCCGGAAGGGTGGGCGATACTGCTATCCGCAAAAGAGCGAACCACATTTATAAGTGCATCAACGTTACTAAGCTGCGTTAATAACTCGCCGCTGATGGAAGAATCTTTGCCGATACCTTTAATTGATGCCCCAATATCCAAATATTTGATTTCGGCAGGCACAATTTTTTTAGGTTTGAATATTTCGGCAAGCTTGTTTAAGCGCTCATCGGGCACTTTGGATATACCGATGTGAGCCGCTTTTTGAGCTTGTATGCCGGTGGCGGCATTTCCTTTTGTTAAGGCATTAAAAACAGTTGTCCGGCCGCTTTCCGGTAATCCTATAATTCCTATTCCCACACTCATATTATTGGCAATTTCTCCTCTTTATCTGCGTAAATTTTATTCGAATATTTTAAACTAAGCGCTTGAATTCTTTTTAATAACATCTCCGGCACGTTTAAGAGCCAGTTCCCTGTCTTTAACGGCCAGGTTTTCATTGGCTGCGAGATCTAAAAGCGTCAGCAGTGCCTCACGGCTGCCGATATTGGCAATGGATTGGACAGCCTCGTGCCTGATTTTACCCGGCAGCCCCATATCGGCGGCCAGCTCGCATAATTTTTGTATTTCAGGGTTAATTTGGTCAGTCATTGACAGCCTCCTTTACCGGTTTCGGTTATTAATCAAAAATTAATCTTCCGAGTAATTCTACCCTATGATATGGTCCTCTGCAACAGACGCATATTGCAAAGCGTTATTATAAATGCCGTTATTTTCACTTATTGTTATCGCCGGTAAATAACCGCTTTTTAGGCTTTAAGGGTTGACAATTTTTGTAAAATGGCTAAAATATTTGTTGGATGGCATCAAGTTTGGTTTTTATCAGCGTGAAGCTTTTTCGGATGCCGCCCGGTGTTGTGTCTTTTGATTCTATGAAAAATAAACTTGTCTTTTTGTTATTATTTTTCAAAAGCAACTTGCAATAAATAATAATATACAG contains the following coding sequences:
- a CDS encoding DUF370 domain-containing protein — its product is MFGELVHIGFGNILAMNRVVAIASPNSAPIKRTIQEARSKGQLIDMTSGRRTKAVIFTDSGHIVLAALAPETITGRSQLSRSGTLIKPELGDDRIKP
- a CDS encoding inorganic phosphate transporter, coding for MPDPSLLLLIVIIILALCFGLVNGFNDAANAVATAIGSRALSPKSAVAIAACFEMLGAATGTAVARTVGQGVLIPEAISYQTIIAALGAVIIWTGTATYFGLPVSLTHGFIAALAAAGVAVVGTGAVNWAIIGTIMSAVVTAPILGFVAGFVLMVVVLWLFRKSLPSKMRTIFSRLQIPSTAFIAYSHGKNDGQMPIGMITMAFILYTGQTDMWDNIPWWIIIVSASSISLGMIVGGWRVIKTLGMKVTTLRPEQSFVAQTAAASVIEGASFLGIPISTTHCISTSVMGVGATRRLSAVRWGVARNMITAWIITFPICGGLGFLLSWIIGLF
- the ychF gene encoding redox-regulated ATPase YchF; the encoded protein is MSVGIGIIGLPESGRTTVFNALTKGNAATGIQAQKAAHIGISKVPDERLNKLAEIFKPKKIVPAEIKYLDIGASIKGIGKDSSISGELLTQLSNVDALINVVRSFADSSIAHPSGTVDPARDINNMNMELSFSDLTILERRMERIANSLKSAKPDERQQYKNEQVTLEKIKTDLEKDIPIREQNLTEDEQKLISGYQFLSAKPLLTLVNIGESQLGDTAQIEMEMNKEFGTANHRVIAFCGNLEMELAQLEDEDSAASFRSDFGLEEPGLDRVIKQSYALLGLISFLTAGADECRAWPITEGTVAQKAAGKIHSDIERGFIRAEIISYDDLIDCGGFAEGKKRGLLRLEGKTYIVKDGDVINFLFNV
- a CDS encoding guanylate kinase, whose amino-acid sequence is MTESSPNCDILWNRCDKPLLLVLSGPSGVGKDAVLHRLKTMNFPITHITTMTTRPRRPKERDGVDYNFVTKKEFQKLIEDNELLEWANVYGNFYGVPKQAVRDALSAGNDTIIKIDVQGAATIKKILPEAIFIFLAPLTLQELIDRLMLRNTESEENRLLRIETVKEEMTKVDMFDYIAVNEHGQIDRVVDELRTIITAEKMKVAPKEYNF